GCCGCGTTGCGACGGGTCCCACGGTTCCAGGATCGCGCTCCACTTGGTGGTGACGGTCGAAGTCGATGCCGTATCGATGTCGAAGCCAGCGTGCTGCAACACCCATGAGACGGCGCTGGAACAGTCGAGCCCTTCGTCGGCCACAGTCGGGGTGATCTCGTGGCCGCCACCCGAGACGTAGGGCACGTGCATCGCATCCAGTTGATCCGCAGCGGCGGCGACGGCCTCGGTGGTTCTCGGCGCGGGTGTTGGCCCGAGATTGTCCGATTGGCCGGTGTTGCTGCCGTTCAAGGCGATGGCTGTGCCTCCACCGAGTGCCACGAACAGAGCGATCGCCAAAGCGACGTTGGCAAAGGTCAGATGGCGACGGATACGGCGCATGGATCCTTCCGATGTCGGCGCTGTGGCGGCCCCCCTGGCCGCGTCTAGCTGTAGCTACTTAGGTTACGCACCTAGTCGCGCAGCCCGGCGGCTTCGAGGGCCTTTGCCTTGGAGGAGTACTCCAGAACCCGGGCGATCTTTCCCTCCTTGACGGTGCACACCCAGGCCGTGGTCATCTCGACTCGGCACCGCTTCCCTTGCCGATCCCGTACGAGCGGTTGGGGACCACGACGACGTCCCCGGCGTCGATGAACTCGGTCGGCTCGAAGTGGAACTCCTCGAAGGATTCGAGCCAGTCCATCATTGCTTGGATCACGCCCTCATGGCCGTGGTACGGGCCGGAGTCCGGACTCGTGTCCACCCAGACCACCTCTACGTCGGGGTCATAGACGCCCGCCGTCAACGCCCGCAACTGAACAGGGTCGGTGTCGCGAAAGAAGGGGACAAGGTCCTGGCCCGCGATCGCGGTGACGATGGTCCGTACGATTTCCACGTTCTCCTGCGACATCGCCCGCGCAGTATCTCGCGGCGAGGGAGCGTCCGGATGGGGGAAGGTCGCGCTACTCGGGAACCGTGCGGCGGGCCACCCACCCAAAGAGGAGGAGGACGAGGATCACGCCGATCAACGCACTGAGGATGCCACCCCAATCGAATACGTCCTCATCGCCGATCCCGAGGAGGCCGGTGAAGATGAGCCAGCCGACAGCGGCTCCGACCAGGCCCAGCACGATCGACACCAGCCAGGACCTTGCCCCTTCCATGCTCTCAAATATGTCGTTGGGGACGAGTGCCCGGCCGATGAAGCCAGCCACCAACCCGAAAAGCAGTGCTCCGATCAACTCGACCCTCCTATGAAGGTGATCCTGCCGATATCCCGTGCGGCAGGCGGCTACCCGAACCCTACTCGCAACCGTTGCTTAGAAAGCGACCGTGAAGCTGTTGAGGGCGGGTGTCGGATCGGCGTTCTTGGCCCTGTCGGTGGCCTGGACGTAGAAGTCGTGGCTGCCGGCAGAGAGCGGGGTGGAGGGGGTGTGGCTGGCGCCCGGCCCCGAGCAGGGGGCAAAGGCCTCGGAGTCGAAGCGGCAGACGAAGGTCGAGCCCGACTCGTTGGAGGAGAAGGTGAAGGTGGGCGTCGTGTCGGTGGTCGACTCCGAGGGCCCAGAGGTGATCGTGGTCTCGGGCGCCACCGTGTCGACGGTGAAGGACCTCGAGACCACGGTGCTCGCGTTTCCGGGAGCGTCGATTGCCTTGACGGCGAAGCGGTGGCTGCCGTTCGCGAGCCGCCGGGTGTAGGGCGAGGAGCAGTTCGCGAACGGGGCCGAGTCGTAGCGGCAGACGAAGGTCGAGCCCGCCTCGTTGGAGGCGAAGGAGAAGGTCGGGGTCGAGTCATTGACCAAGCTCCCCGCGCTTGGTCCCCCGGTGATGCTCGCCACCGGCGGCGTGGTCTCGGCCGTGAAGCCCGTGAAGGCGTCGTAGGCGGGCTTCCGGGTGCGGTCGTAGCTCAGCAGTCCCCCGGTGCCGCAGATGCTGCACATCCTCGCGAACGCCGACCCCGCCTTGGCGTCGCGCCACAGGAACCAGAAAATTCGCTGCACATTCCAGGACTTGCGGTTTTGCAGGATCATCTTGAAGGCGCTCGAGAGCAGATCGCGCTGGCCAGTGAGCCCCTTGTTCTTGCAGAACTGGTCGGGCGCCCCAGATCCCCACCCGAATTCGGTCAGCCACAAAGGGGTGCCCCCGTCCCTGCGCCCGGTCATCGCTGCGCGAAACCTGACGATTGCTTCGCGCGTCTGTTCCAGGTCGCAGCCGTAGGGGTGCAGGGCGGCGGCGTCGAAGTCGGCCTTGGCACCCGCCACCCCGTAGAGGTTGTCGAGGAAGGTCCAGGCATTCACGTCTCCGTTGGTGAACAGGCCGGCGAGGACGATCCGGGCATTCGGATCCACGCTCTTGATCGCGTCGTGTGCGATCCGAAGCAGTGCCGCGTACCCCCGGGAGGAGGGCGAGGGCGCGTAGTACCTCTTCAGATTGGGCTCGTTCCAGATCTGCCAGAACTGGATCGGCAGCGGCGTGGCGTTCGCTCCAAAAGACTGTTCGTACTTCCCCCCGGGGGCCCAGTAAGTACCGCCGGGCCCATAGCGCGCCACCGCAGCCTTGAGGAAGTCTCCCCACGCCTGTTTGTCGGCGACGCTGTCAAGCGGGGGCCGCGCGACGTAGCCGCTGCCGACCCAGCTCGGCGACCCCCACACGAACGGCACGGATCGGATTCCCTGCGAAGCAAGGCTGCCAATGAACCAGTCCCTGCCGCGCCAGTCGTAGGAGCCCCGGGATTTCTCTATTTCCCGCCACTTGAGCATGAAGCGGGCGGTCTGGACCCGGGCGTCCGCCATCCCCTGGCGGTCCTGCGCATCAAGCTGACCCTGGGCGATGCCGAAGAACTCCGTCCGGACCGCCGCGCCGGCCGTGGACGCGGCGAGCAGGGACAGCGCGAGCGCAGCGACGACGCTCGTGAGAAACGGCACTCTCGGCACCCTGCTTTGCACCCTGGCTACACCCATCGACATGCATTGAGGCCCGCAAGGCGAACCAAACCCATGGCTCGCCGTTCGGGTCGTTGGCGGGCCACGTACCCCGCTCGGCCTGGCGGAAACAAGCAATTGAGGAGTTCAGGTAAAGGAACGCCTCGGTTTGACGTCGCCGTCAAACAGCGCCTGGGTCAACCCCCCAGATACCGGGCGAGCGCGAACTCCCCATTGCCGGCGCCGACCGCGACGATCCTGCCGTCGCCCTGAAGGGCTACTCCGTTCGCGCTGTCCGAGCGGCCGAATTTGGTCCGCTTCCTGCCGTCGCCGGCGAAGCTGGTGTCGAGCGAGCCGTCAGTGTTGTAGCGCGCCAGCCCGAAGACGTCGCCGGAGGCGCCCCCGCCCGCGGCGCCGACCGCGACGATCCTCCCGTTCGCCTGGATCGCCACGTCGTTAGCCACGTCGAAGGCCGCGAGAAGCACGTCAGTCATCTGCATGCCGTCGTCGGAGAAGCTGGTGTCGAGCGTGCCGTTGGGGTTGTAGCGGGCCAGCCCGAAGTCGCTGCCGGCGACTCCGACCGCGACGATCTTGCCGTCGCCCTGGACCGCCACCTTCTTCCCGGCGGCCCCAACTCCGAAGTCGGTCGTCTGCAGGCCGTCGCCGGAGAAGCTAGTGTCGAGCGAGCCGTTCGGGTTGAAGCGGGCAAGCG
This genomic interval from Solirubrobacterales bacterium contains the following:
- a CDS encoding glycosyl hydrolase, translating into MPFLTSVVAALALSLLAASTAGAAVRTEFFGIAQGQLDAQDRQGMADARVQTARFMLKWREIEKSRGSYDWRGRDWFIGSLASQGIRSVPFVWGSPSWVGSGYVARPPLDSVADKQAWGDFLKAAVARYGPGGTYWAPGGKYEQSFGANATPLPIQFWQIWNEPNLKRYYAPSPSSRGYAALLRIAHDAIKSVDPNARIVLAGLFTNGDVNAWTFLDNLYGVAGAKADFDAAALHPYGCDLEQTREAIVRFRAAMTGRRDGGTPLWLTEFGWGSGAPDQFCKNKGLTGQRDLLSSAFKMILQNRKSWNVQRIFWFLWRDAKAGSAFARMCSICGTGGLLSYDRTRKPAYDAFTGFTAETTPPVASITGGPSAGSLVNDSTPTFSFASNEAGSTFVCRYDSAPFANCSSPYTRRLANGSHRFAVKAIDAPGNASTVVSRSFTVDTVAPETTITSGPSESTTDTTPTFTFSSNESGSTFVCRFDSEAFAPCSGPGASHTPSTPLSAGSHDFYVQATDRAKNADPTPALNSFTVAF